The genomic window ATGGCGTGTTGCAGCGATACGAGCAGCTTCAATTTGACGTGAAGTTAAAAAATTTGAATCGAGTGATTTTATACCAAACATTCCGTTAGAAAGTTGATGTCCTCTCTCGGAGTTTCCTTTCATTCGTCCTTTCTGGACTTTACGAAATTTTGTTCTTTTTGGTTGTAACATTTTCTTTTAATTTATAAAAAATTACTTTCTACGGCGAGGTTTCGAGTTCGATGAACGGTTTCCTTTGTCTTGTCCTTTTGAAAGACCTACTAAAGGAGATAATTCACGTTTCCCATATACTTCACCTTTCATAATCCATACTTTGATCCCTAATCTACCATAAGTAGTATGGGCTTCAACTAAAGCATAGTCTATGTCAGCTCTAAATGTTGATAAAGGAATTCTTCCATCTTTATAATGTTCGCTACGTGCCATTTCAGCACCATTGAGACGACCACTAATTTGAATCTTTATTCCTTCAGAGTTCATTCGCATCGTGGCTTGAATGGCCATTTTGATTGCACGTTTGTAAGAAATACGATTTTCAATTTGACGAGCGACACTCGTTGCTACTAAAAACGCATCTAGTTCAGGACGCTTAATCTCAAAGATGTTTAATTGAACTTCTTTATTTGTGAGTTTTCTTAATTCTTCTTTCAACTTGTCTACCTCTTGACCGCCTTTACCAATAATGATTCCAGGTCGAGCCGTTGTGATAGTAACGGTTACAAGTTTAAGAGTTCTTTCGATAATCACTCTAGATACACTAGCTTTTACTAAACGAACAAAGATGTACTTTCTGATTTTATC from Formosa sp. Hel1_33_131 includes these protein-coding regions:
- the rpsC gene encoding 30S ribosomal protein S3 produces the protein MGQKTNPIGNRLGIIRGWESNWYGGNDYGDKLAEDDKIRKYIFVRLVKASVSRVIIERTLKLVTVTITTARPGIIIGKGGQEVDKLKEELRKLTNKEVQLNIFEIKRPELDAFLVATSVARQIENRISYKRAIKMAIQATMRMNSEGIKIQISGRLNGAEMARSEHYKDGRIPLSTFRADIDYALVEAHTTYGRLGIKVWIMKGEVYGKRELSPLVGLSKGQDKGNRSSNSKPRRRK